The genomic stretch cgaaggttatatcgcgacggggaaaggggggagatgggatagagccacttgtcaattgtttcttgttcacaaaagcactaatcaaaaatttgctccaggggcttgcaacgtagtacaatatattacctcactgggagaatgcaagtttccagtacaaaggacttaacatttcttacatactgcttgactaaaatctttaataataataataataataataataaataacttttctatagcgcgagtcccatcaattggctccaggcgctttacaaattcattatagaataaactagcacaaatcaacaagcatacaaagcatacatttaactgagacataacaccaagaacccaagcactaagcaaaacttagcgtacaattacaaaaattgactatattccatacaagaatcacttaacaagggtaaaaggcgaaacagaatccgttagtcgcctcttacgagacatgctggggagcatcaggtaaattcttccccctaacccgcggggggtgatgcCTTGGACTAATGCTAATGTTACAACacagcttttcttttttccaatttctttctttatttggtgtttaacgtcgttttcaaccacgaaggttatatcgcaacggggaaagggggggggaggtgggatagagccacttgttaattgtttcttgttcacaaaagcactaatcaaaaaattgctccaggggcctgcaacgtagtacaatatattaccttactgggagaatgcaagtttccagcacaaaggacttaacatttcttacatactgcttgactaaaatctttacaaacattgactatattctatacaagaaacacttaacaagggtaaaaggagaaacagaatccgttagtcgcctcttacgacatgctggggagcatcgggtaaattcttccccccaacccgcggggggtctttttTCCAATACTTTGTATGATTACGGATATGCACACCTGCAGCGCCCACCCTTCACTaccagaagaaaagaaacacacacaaaacacaagtctGCACCTCCTCTTGAAAatgtacacatgtatacattcagggattggcttgggcgTCGGTCATTGGTCTTTTGCCATGTTAAATTCGGAAAAGACCGACACCTATGGGTCTCAATCCGTCAACTGACTGATAGACATGCAGCAGTCAGTCAGCTCGTCTTATTTTTGTCTgctgtctttttctttctttttcccccCTTCCTTACTTAATTGAAATGAATATGTTTATTGTGTCCTCAGACCTTTTATTCTTCTTCATGTAAGTCCATtggaaaataaacaagaaaatgaaaaaaagatttgaatTTTCCTCTCATTTGTACATTGTAAACAACTTTCAGAAGTTTCTCCTCCCTGCCGTAAAGCACAATTGCGGCAGTCCTGTGGTGGAAGGAAAGTTTATTTTCTTGACTgattggtttgcaaaatgactgATTGATTCATGGCTGAGTCAGTCAATGGACCGCTAGTGGACAAAACCCAAGCCATTGATCCCTGTACATTAGTAACACAGTCACATACATATGTCAAAACAATCAGAATGCACACCACCTACCATTTCACCGTACACTCCCAGAGGTTTTGCTTCTTCTTTTATTCCTTTCTCCTGtacaaaaaatcaaaagaaacAAAGTCAAAAATAATATTGTTGCATACATTTTTCTGTTACCAcagtaacacttttttttttttacatttagtcaagttatgactaaatgtcatagaggggggaatcgagacgagggtcgtggtgtatgtgtgtgtgtgtgtatgtgtgtgtgtgtgtgtgcgtgcgtgcgtgtagagcgattcagaccaaactactggaccgatctttatgaaatttgacatgagagttcctaggtatgatatccccatacgtttttttcattttttttataaatgtttttgatgacgtcatatccggcttttcgtgaaagttgaggcggcactgtcacgccctcatttttcaaccaaattggttgaaattttggtcaggtaatgttcgacgaagcccggaccgGTGtactctcacgccgccccgtccctgcattcgctgctccatgaatgtaggcaaaacaaaagaaatgatttttggaggaaagagtgataattgtggtccccaaaaagtgagaataagcgacaaggaagttgaacttgtggaaaccttcaaatatcttggggtttcaattgacaataagctgacttttagtgatcatgttcatgctgtttataagaaagctcagcagcgactttttcttctcaggaagcttaaatattttaatgtcaatcaaagtgttatggaacttgtgtatcgcagtttgattgagagcatactgacttttaacattgtgacatggtatggtaccacaaatgttaaaaacaaagctaaactccaccgcattgttgcgacggctagcaagcttgttgggcaaccccaacgacagctgaccagtctctacgaagctgccattaagcggaaagctctcaaaattgtccgtgattcgatccatcctctcaacccctgtttcgaaattctcccttcaggtaaacgttataaggtccctttggcacgcaaaaccagtttaaaaagtcattcctgccttctgcagtcaccattttaaattcttctcgcatcacgtagaggctggtcggctgggaaaaaaacaaacaatgtgtacatgtgaaggtgtgtggtaaatatttgtaatgtgattactcggctgtgaaacccaactcctgtgatatgagagggtaaatttacatagtgcaatatcctatttgattgtatcccttttatgttttatgttttatgtgtgtcgtcctatacaattgttgttataatcgtttacaggcaggcagggtgtgccgaagaaaaatttccatttttatgtaatattttaatggacaataaagtgctgttattgttattgttattgttatccacatctgaattttgttccgctgccagacctgtcgattttacagacgctccagggagggaagtcgggtcgttgcggtaggctaccctcggaagttgacactgcactcctgctgagtcacttcgacggtgttcagtagtgggtctgtcccgagctaacggactcaacccactacctactatgccccctactaacgacattgactgatAAGTCGCGGaaccagactgagtgagcgtcccctccagagagcagaccgccaccacgtccctccgtcgaccccccagaacgtcacacgttgaagactgacagcagaagtactattcagggaaggatggaacaggaacaatgagacaaaggtcaccatgagagctccgggcatgaagggccacaagagcaaggacatttttataatttttggatgattaatgagatgaggatgattataatgatgatgctatggatttccaatttggtttgagactacgtgacagggcagcactctacgcttactgtcataatatatcctggtgttaACCAGGCCCGAGAGCTGCCGCaactgcggtgttggtcaggtaaacctgagcaccctcaaagtcgcattcgttaagagaatgacactcggctgtgtgattccagccttcccataggaaccatagcacttccactctgggtaggagccgaccgtaacCCGAAAAActcacatgaccctgatgggattcgaacccacgacctcccggcccgcagcccgatgcgctaaccactgcgccacggggGCCGGTCCCACAGTAACACTTATGACTACCAACTCTTTATCCGAAGAAAACCGCATTGTTGTCTTATTTTGATCGTTATCATGATTACAGACGGTGAAGCAGCTGGCGGGGATGTACCTGAAGGTGCCCATGTCAGGAGACAACAGCTGGGTGCTCACCCCCAAGAACGTCCGAGTCGCTCTCAGAAAGGCTGTGAGTATCTGGTTGGGACTGTCCTGAAAAGAGGAtacaccccacccccgccccccctccccccacacaccttttaagacccctagCTGATTGAAGTATCCCTCCCTTTTAgaactttatttttttcccgGATTTATGGAGGTCTTATTAAGGGGGGTTCCCCTATACACAGGAAAGTCACATGATTTCTTTCCACTGTGTAGCTGACTCACGTTGTCgcaattattttgtttttaactgaagctctcaccccccccccccccactaatACATCCCATATCTGCAAAGGGGCAGCAACAATTTTTTAATTTGGGAGTCCAGGGTCGTTTACAACCTGTACTTttcacaggggtgggacttttccgcgaatccgcaacttacgaattccgctggagtaatctatttttccgcgtcccattaGTCATTTTGTGCTTCAATGCATTGAATCATactattggattatggatacatggttcattacgtaagaatgcaccattacaatgttaccattgttgtgttgttggagttttttttgtaagggggggggggggtgagaagaatgtctttttttttaccttatCAAAACGTCAAGTTGAagtttagtctcagaatgcaccagattgtacagattttaatgtaccatttcctcttttttcatcacaagagagtcccacccctgtttTGACTTTGAATTTCTCTTTACAAAGTTTGGGTCGTACATGCTCCACATCATCTGACCTGTGTCACGCTAAGCGTGATCCGCTGAAGGTCAAAAGAGCACAGTGCTTTGAATGATAGGGTGCAATGGCACAGTGGATAAGACGCTGGCCTCCTATGCAAAAGGTTGACTGTTTAAATCCTGGCTGcccctggtgggttaagggtgttgattttttcgatctcccaggtcaacttatgtgccttatgtgctagtgccttattctgTTTTGTGTATACattcaagcacaagaccaagtgcatgTACGCACggaaagatcatgtaatccatgtcagatttcggtgggttatagaaacatgaaagtATCAAGCAAGCATCCTCCAAaattggcgtatggctgcctaaatggcagggtaaaaccgtcatacatgtaaaaacccatccctgcaaacaaaaaacaacacacaagtGAACGTTtcagtttcagcccatgagcgcagaagaagaagaatgattttgttggtgtgttttcaGGGTGTGGAAGTAAAAGAAAGCTGCATCACACTACCCCAAGAAGCCATCACAGGGCCCGAAGAGTTCAACTTCAGAATTACTGTAAGTGGCAAGTGCACACAATGATGATTttgatgtgtgggtgtgtgtttgtgtgtgtgtgggggggtgtgagtatttgtgtgtgtgcatgcatgtgtgggtgtgagtgtgtgtgtgtgtgtgtgtacatgcgtgtgtgggtgtgaatttcaagtgtttgcgtgtgtgtgtttatgtcatTGTTTCTTGTTGGCTGGCTAGCTGTCTTGTTGGCTGGCTAGCTGTCTTGTTGGCTGGCTAGCTGTCTTGTTGTCTGGCTAGCTGTCTTGTTGTCTGGCTAGCTGTCTTGTTGTCTGGCTAGCTGTCTTGTTGTCTGGCTGTCTTGTTGTCTGGCTAGCTGTCTTGTTGGCTGGCTAGCTGTCTTGTTGTCTTGCTAGCTGTCTTGTTGGCTGGCTAACTGTCTTGTTGTCTGGCTAGCTGTCTTGTTGGCTGGCTAGCTGTCTTGTTGTCTGGCTAGCCGCGTCTTGTTGGCTGGCTAGCTGTCTTGTTGGCTGGCTAGCTGTCTTGTTGTCTGGCTAGCTGTCTTGTTGTCTGGCTAGCTGTCTTGTTGGCTGGCTAGCTGTCTTGTTAGCTGGCTAGCTGTCTTGTTGTCTGGCTAGCTGTCTTGTTGGCTGGCTAGCTGTCTTATTGTCTGGCTAGCTGTCTTGTTGTCTGACTAGCTGTCTTGTTGTCTGGCTAGCTGTCTTGTTGGCTGGCTAGCTGTCTTGTTGGCTGGCTAGCTGTCTTGTTGGCTGGCTAGCTGTCTTGTTGGCTGGCTAGCTGTCTTGTTGTCTGGCTAGCTGTCTTGTTGGCTGACTAGCTGTCTTGTTGTCTGGCTAGCTGTCTTGTTGGCTGGCTAGCTGTCTTGTTGGCTGGCTAGCTGTCTTGTTGTCTGGCTAGCTGTCTTGTTGGCTGGCTAGCTGTCTTGTTGGCTGGCTAGCTGTCTTGTTGGCTGGCTAGCTGTCTTGTTGTCTGGCTAGCCACGTCTTGTTGGCTGGCTAGCTGTCTTGTTGGCTGGCTAGCTGTCTTGTTGGCTGGCTAGCTGTTTTGTTGGCTGGCTAGCTGTCTTGTTGTCTTGCTAGCTGTCTTGTTGACTGGCTAGCTGTCTTGTTGGTTGGCTAGCTGTCTTGTTGTCTGGCTAGCCACGTCTTGTTGGCTGGCTAGCTGTCTTGTTGGCTGGCTAACTGTCTTGTTGGCTGGCTAGCTGTCTTGTTGGCTGGCTAGCTGTCTTGTTGGCTGGCTAGCTGTCTTGTTGGCTGGCTAGCTGTCTTGTTGGCTGTGTATTATTGTTCTCTGAAGTTCAATAGTTAGTCTCTCCCCAATAGagttttttcaaatttttattttaaatgtctatttgtgcattttagttatcAGCTTGATGACTGTATTTGCAGAAAATATTGAATAAGAATGAATAATTTTCACATCCATTTGCGCCTGGATATTTTTGTGCATGATAAGATTTTCATTAAACACGACTTTCTTTCACGAACTTATGTATCTTTTTAATTTCAAAAGAATATTTTCTGCTTCTAGGTCAACGGGGTCAAGTCGGTGATGGTGAAAGGGAGAGTAGTCCTACGACACAGCGATCCGTCCAAAGACGAGCGGATAGAGTTACCCCCCATCTGGTTGCCGACCACAAAAATCAAGAAGACAAAACAGTCGGCTGAGAGTCTGGGAGATTCTTGAAAGAAAGTTAAAAgacgtgttttttgtgtgtttgtttgtggtgcATGTGAAAATACAATGTTGGAAAATAacttgctttgttgttgtggcAGAGTTGCGCCTCTTGCAAACAGTGAGGCAAGCACAAGGCTGGGCAGTTGAGGAAATTAAGCAATCAAGACATTGCAGTGAATACTTGAGCACTGATTTGTAACTCTTGTCTGCTGGGTACgacacccttttcttttgaaagtGTGCTCATGGGAGATCACTCTTCACTGACGTCATGATCGCTTTCTCTCTTTGGTCGGggtcgctctctgtctgtctcctggaACCTCTCTCTGCCTTCCTCTGtccgtctcgctctgtctgccTTCCTCTGTCCGTTTCGCTCTGTCTGccttcctctgtctgtctcgctctgccTTTCTCCGTCCTCATgtcatgctctctctctttctctctgtcttctgcatgtctatctctgtctgtgtcagtgtctctctctgtcagtcacacacacacacacacacacacacacacacacacacacacacacacactccttttCTCTTGCTCACACTATtttctctcacgcacacacacacacacacacacacacacacacgattaatGTTGCAGACAAAAATGTTATGTTCTAGCATTTTTATTTCAAGCATCAGTATGCATCCgagttcatttaaaaaaaacaccaggtTTTACAAAAAAGTCAAACATTCAGGGCAGCATGGACAGTTAAAAAAACCCAAGGCATCACAAAAAAGGTCAACTGTTGGTGAAAGGACATATGCATGTGCATAACTCCTAAAAGCAAAAAGAAATTCACTTTTCCTGCCCACCTCTGCAGAAAATAATGATATGGCCTCACAAAGAAACAATGATCACTAATAGTAGAAGTCATGAGGAaaatgtatactgttcaaaaaaagaaacgcatagcttgtaatatttggttaatttagttatatggctacaaggatatccaccaaactgcagaaaatgtttatctggtcgtcgacctttcgtccattgccacaagtgagctctgcacgtgacgcatgcgttatcagtggctacaatgtcaaaattgctcatttggcatgaccactcgtcatgcttcagtgtaatctcgtgaaactcggggaatattgagctctcaccatgtcttccaaaacccataaaagcggattgttcgccacaaagaaatcagacgacaattcagcgacgaaagatggcccgattgagcagagaagaccgccaaattgcattgggtcgtttacaagcaggccaaagtgaaagtgcaatcgccaggcacttccacgtgtcccagagcaccatcagtagactgtgggtcaggtttcaagccactggctccgttgctgacttgccatgagcgggaagaccaagggcgacaactgctgctcacgaccgcttcatacggctccgccacctccggaatcgtttcctgtcagcctcatcttctgtccaggctctccccgggccacaccgattatcggaccagaccgtgcggaaccgcctgcatgaagctggtttgagagctcgcagacctcacagaggagctgtcctcacccgccgccatcgccagaaccgagtgcagtggggcaaccagcaccttcgctggaccgtccggaatcactggagacacgtgtggttcagcgacgagtcctacttcctgctccagcgacatgatggtcggaggagggtctaccggagagtaaacgaacgttacgcgcccaactgtgtggatgaggcacccgttcatggtggtggaggcgtcatggtgtggggggcgatcaataccgctggaaggagcaccctggtgcacgtccaagggcgcataactgcccagcgatacgtggaggaaattctgcgcccacacgcccttcctcttctggctgaccaggatgccatattccagcaggacaacgctcgcccgcacacagcacgactcaccacccagttcctcaccgaccaccatgtccaggtgcttccctggccatccatgtcgccagacatgaacccgatagaacacctctgggatgaattggacagacgtgtgcgcaggcgagaagaagcgccggcaaatcaccgcgatctattgcaggcacttcaggaggagtgggacaccatcccacagcaagatatccggcatctgatccagtccatgcccagaaggtgccgggcagttgttgctgctcaaggcagtcacaccccctactgacttgacagcctcggcacccaatcatattgattgactgattgatttgaaaatgcaaattaactgtgtgtgcattcaactgtgtccataccaaatttcaaacaaataatctaaatattggattttctgttaatttttcgaaaaataaaacaaatttggcaagtagcaactatgcgtttctttttttgaacagtatatattatCCAAACATAAACTTATATTGTGCAAAATTATTGATTTATAACAAAATTATTTCAAAAGACTAGAAGGCAAAACTGTGAGACAATCGGTATTCGCGGCCCTCCCAAAACAGCAGACTGAAAACATTCAGGGAAAAAATAATTGAATATTAGTCTCCTCTAAGTATACAAAACCAAATTTTGTAAAAATCTTTTTATTGCAATATTTTCTTCAGAGAAATGACAAGAGGAAGTCGGACAAATTTGAGAGATAATGCAAAGCACTTGCGTCTTTGCATTTCGATCTGTTGAAATATTGAAGTGTAATCCTGCAGTGAGACGGctggaataaaaaaaagtagTCTGTTTGGCTTTGAAATATAACCAGTCTAATTGGGGTGAGGTGGGAtaaggggtgggtggggagatgggcgggggggggggggggggggttgcagtACAATGAACGAAAAGGTTGAGGAAAAAATGACTACAGActtttaaacaagaagggcaaagcccatacgactcacatgcttgacctcgacctttagggtaactaaacctagcaatgacatcatacactaagaactgctttacacatttttcctaccaaaatacatgtgaccttgacccaaggtcaaggtcatccaaggtcatgcaacacaaagctgttaattcaagacataggaagtacaatggtgcttattggctctttctaccatgagatatggtcacttttagtggttcactaccttattttggtcacatttcataagggtcaaagtgaccttgaccttgatcatatgtgaccaaatgtgtctcatgatgaaagcataacatgtgccccacataatttttaagtttgaaacagttatcttccatagttcagggtcaaggtcacttcaaaatatgtatacaatccaactttgaagagctcctgtgaccttgaccttgaagcaaggtaaaccaaactggtatcaaaagatggggcttactttgccctatatatcatatgtaggtgaggtatacaatctcaaaaacttcagagaaaatgggaaaaatgggaaaaatagctgttttttaggcaacatttatggcccctgcgaccttgaccttgaagcaaggtcaagatgctatgtatgttttttggggccttgtcatcatacaccatcttgccatatttggtactgatagactgaatagtgtccaagaaatatccaacgttaaagttttccggacgtccggacggacggacggacggacggacggacggacgactcgggtgagtacatagactcacttttgcttcgcatgtgagtcaaaaaaccaccAATACAATgggtatatatttgtttgtttatttgttgcttaacgtccagccgactacgcagagccatatcaggacgaggaagggggggatgaaggggggcacttgtcaagcgattcctgtttacaaatgcactaacccattacttgtgtcccagcaggctttagtaaaactaaattaatacagtcgactccggatattacgtcacccCTCGGGGGATGTATTTGAGCGACGTTATACGCGGTGACACTGTATCCGGTTCatcggttataacgtcacttttacgcgcgggtgatgttatatccggagtccaagagttatgtccctttctaaagtactgactgttttaataaaactgtgcagaaatggaaaGTGCATGCATTAGTGTTGTTTAAAAATTACAACAACATATTGTTGTAAGTTTTAAACTAACTTATtacaataatctttaattcacttcctcatatatagaattgtggactattctcttctttgcgtatttccaaaacctggctATACCATGAATACAAAATTGTATACACAACATTTTCCCCGAAATTCGGCAACAGTATTAACGTACAGTGTTGTAGGCTGCATGCTGATTCTGAGACAGGTTGTTAGTGTTGGGAGTGTCAAGCTCCGTCTGGTTCCATCGACAATCTCAGTCTTTAATTATAGTGTCCGACGTTATTAGCtttacggacacacacacacatatatggcTGTCGTTTATTCATACCTGGTGTACGACATCCTGCTGAATGACTACCTCAGATCCGATCACTCTGCAGTTTTGTTCTCTCTTAAAATGGCCAAACCATCCAAACAGAAAAAGCGCGTAGTCCGCCGTAACCTCAAAGAAGTTAACACTGACACATTTCGCGCAGAAGCAGCCCGCCGACTGCTTGATCCCCCGGTATCCTCAGACCCTGTACGTCATTACGACTCCACTCTCAGCACACTTCTTGATGAACATGCGCCCGCAAAAACCAAACTCATCGTAGATAGGCCTTCTGCACCCTGGATCACAGCTGAAGTTAAGTATGCAAAACAGTTGCGTCGCCGAGCAGAGAGGAAGTCGCGAACCTCAAAGCTGGTagttgacagacagatttaCAACAAGCAAAAGGAACATGTTCAGACGCTCATCGCAGACGCCAAAAAATCGCACTACAGCACCAAAATCTGTGAAACAACCTCTGCCAAAACACTCTTCTCCACAATGAATGACCTTCTTGGCTGCTCTTCTGCTTCTCCCTTGCCCAACAACATCGACCCCTCCAAACTGTCGCAAGCTTTCTCTGATTACTTCCATAACAAGATCCAAACCATCCgtgacaaactagacaaaatcccacaccaaaactctgaaactcctc from Littorina saxatilis isolate snail1 linkage group LG16, US_GU_Lsax_2.0, whole genome shotgun sequence encodes the following:
- the LOC138950124 gene encoding large ribosomal subunit protein bL9m-like — encoded protein: MYLKVPMSGDNSWVLTPKNVRVALRKAGVEVKESCITLPQEAITGPEEFNFRITVNGVKSVMVKGRVVLRHSDPSKDERIELPPIWLPTTKIKKTKQSAESLGDS